The following proteins come from a genomic window of Pseudomonas hygromyciniae:
- a CDS encoding MFS transporter encodes MWRTSGWILVGSALILALSLGVRHGFGLFLAPMSAEFGWGRETFAFAIALQNLIWGLAQPFTGALADRFGAAKVVMIGGVLYALGLVFMGLSDSAWSLSLSAGLLIGIGLSGTSFSVILGVVGRAVTPEKRSMAMGIASAAGSFGQFAMLPGTLGLIGWLGWSAALLVLGLLVALIVPLVTMIKDRPLPVMAGQQTLREALQEACSHSGFWLLAFGFFVCGFQVVFIGVHLPAYLVDQHLPATVGTTVLALIGLFNIFGTYTAGWLGGRISKPRLLTALYLLRAVVIVLFLWAPVTQMSAYLFGMAMGFLWLSTVPLTNGTVATLFGVRNLSMLGGIVFLFHQLGSFLGGWLGGVVYDRTGNYDLIWQVAIVLSLVAAALNWPVRERPVARLQAQMGVA; translated from the coding sequence TTCGGCTGGGGCCGTGAAACCTTTGCCTTTGCCATCGCTTTGCAAAACCTGATCTGGGGCCTGGCGCAGCCGTTTACCGGGGCCCTGGCCGACCGCTTTGGCGCGGCCAAAGTCGTGATGATCGGTGGCGTGCTGTATGCCTTGGGCCTGGTGTTCATGGGTTTGTCTGATTCGGCGTGGTCGCTGTCCTTGAGTGCCGGCTTGCTGATTGGCATCGGCCTGTCCGGCACCTCGTTCTCGGTGATCCTCGGCGTGGTAGGGCGTGCCGTGACCCCGGAAAAACGCAGCATGGCCATGGGCATTGCCAGTGCTGCCGGTTCTTTCGGCCAGTTCGCCATGTTGCCGGGCACCCTGGGCCTGATCGGCTGGCTGGGCTGGTCCGCGGCCTTGCTGGTGCTGGGCCTGCTGGTGGCGCTGATTGTGCCACTGGTGACGATGATCAAGGATCGCCCGCTACCGGTCATGGCCGGTCAGCAAACCCTGCGCGAGGCCTTGCAGGAAGCCTGTTCCCATTCCGGGTTCTGGTTGCTGGCCTTTGGCTTTTTTGTCTGCGGTTTCCAGGTGGTGTTTATCGGCGTGCACTTGCCGGCGTACCTGGTGGACCAGCATCTGCCGGCGACCGTCGGCACTACGGTGCTGGCGCTGATCGGCCTGTTCAATATCTTCGGCACCTACACGGCAGGCTGGCTCGGTGGGCGGATATCCAAGCCGCGCTTGCTCACGGCGTTGTACCTGCTGCGGGCGGTGGTGATTGTGCTGTTCCTGTGGGCGCCGGTGACACAGATGAGCGCCTACCTGTTCGGCATGGCCATGGGCTTTTTGTGGCTGTCGACCGTGCCGCTGACCAACGGTACGGTGGCGACCTTGTTCGGGGTCAGAAACCTGTCGATGCTGGGTGGGATCGTGTTCCTGTTCCATCAGTTGGGTTCGTTCCTTGGCGGTTGGCTGGGTGGCGTGGTCTATGATCGAACGGGCAACTACGATTTGATCTGGCAGGTGGCTATTGTCTTGAGCCTGGTCGCGGCCGCCCTTAACTGGCCGGTGCGTGAGCGACCGGTGGCAAGGTTGCAGGCGCAGATGGGGGTGGCATGA
- a CDS encoding glutathione peroxidase — protein sequence MLMRWLAVPALMMAFGGVAMAADCPSLLEGQLPKLRAKESIDLCQRFAGKPLVIVNTASFCGFAPQFKGLEALYQRYKGDGLEVIGVPSDDFKQEAKTGEETAKVCYVNYGVTFTMTEPQKVRGPDAAHLFKVLAEQSNAPKWNFYKYVVDRQGKVIASFSSLTKPDSPDLIEAVEQALASKP from the coding sequence ATGTTGATGCGCTGGCTCGCAGTACCCGCCCTGATGATGGCTTTTGGCGGTGTCGCCATGGCCGCCGATTGTCCGTCGTTGCTTGAAGGCCAGTTGCCGAAGTTACGCGCCAAGGAGTCCATCGACCTGTGCCAGCGTTTTGCCGGCAAGCCCCTGGTGATCGTCAATACCGCCAGTTTCTGTGGGTTCGCCCCGCAGTTCAAAGGCCTGGAGGCGTTGTATCAGCGCTACAAGGGCGACGGCCTGGAAGTGATTGGCGTGCCTTCCGATGACTTCAAGCAGGAAGCCAAGACGGGCGAAGAGACCGCCAAGGTTTGCTATGTGAACTATGGCGTGACCTTCACCATGACCGAGCCACAGAAGGTCAGGGGCCCCGATGCGGCACACCTGTTCAAGGTCCTGGCCGAGCAGAGCAACGCGCCGAAGTGGAATTTCTACAAATACGTGGTGGACCGCCAGGGCAAGGTGATCGCCAGCTTCTCCAGCCTGACCAAGCCGGACAGCCCGGACCTGATCGAGGCCGTGGAGCAGGCGCTGGCTTCCAAGCCCTGA